GGGCCGAGCGTGAGTGGGCTGGGGGTGTGGTCAGCACCCACAGGTGTTGGGGTGGCCCTGACTCACCGGCCTGCCTCCCCAGGGCTGCGTCTGTTACCGGCCCCTGGAACACCAGGCCTGCTTCCTCCGCCTGATGGAGCCCCGAGATCGCGAGACCCTACGGCTGCTGGTGAACACCTCAAGGGTAAGCAGCCCCATGCGGCCAGGCTTCCCACGGCCAGGGGCCAGACAAAGGGTCCTGTGTAtggcccaggcctggggcaggctGGAGCTCTGGTTTCAAGGAACAGAAGTTCTGCCTTCCCTTGGCTGAGGCTGCTAAGAGCGGAGCGTGCCGCTGGCATTGGGCCGGCACGTCCAGGGGGAACGCAAGCGCCCCTGTGCCGTGGCCCACCAGAGCCTTCTCTGCAGGCTCAAGGGTCTCACGGCCCCAGCCATGACACCCACCATGCCCAGGAGCTGCTGGCAGTCCTGGGGAACCACAAGGTGGACCCTTCCCTGGTGGGGGATTCGGTGCGGCACCTTTGCACGAAAACTCCCATTTACTGGGCCCGTCGAGCAGAGGGTAAGTCGGGATGGTGGTGTGAGGCTTGGGCTCCTGCAGAACGGTATGGGGAGAAGGACGAGGAGCCCTCTGGGGTTCATGGAGGCCCCTTCCTCCAGGGCCCCGGAGGCAGCGGCTGATCTACCTGTGCATCGACATCTGCTTCCCCAGCAACATCTGCGTGTCGGTCTGCTTTTATTACCTCCCAGACTAAGTTCCAGCCTGCCCAGCCCCACAGGCCAGCCAGCTGGCCAGCCCCGTCACCGGTCACAGAGGGTGGCTGGCAGCGGGGTCTAATAAACCCTCCACCTGGCCGTGATGCTGTTCTCTGTGGCCTCAGGACACGAaatgggcagggtggggggctggggggggtgcACTGGCTGGGGGTTGGGCACCGGCCTCAGACCCCCTAGGCCGTGTGGATCTGGAATTCCTGAAGCAAGTGCCGGCTGGCTGAGGTGGGCTTCCTGAGCCTTGTCACATCCACAGAAGCACCCAGGAGGAGCTGAGAGACTCCCAGGACATACTGGCCTGCCCAGTCTAGGCTGGCCGAGGGGCCAGGGTAGGCCAGTCAGGTCCAGCTGGATAGGCTGGCGGAGGCTAGCTGTGGAGCTTCACTCTGACCTGGGCAGCTGGGCAGACGTGTTCCGCAGGTGCTCCCTGCATAGCCGCCTGCAGTCCCAGGGGGGCACAGGCTAGCCCAGCACGCTGTCGTTGAAGGCCAGGCAGACGACAGCTTTCTGGTGGCCACCATACTCCCTCTTGATCTCTCCTGTCTCCACACACCAGAGGCGGGCCAGGTTGTCAGAGGAAGCTGTGGCAAGCGGTGTAGGCAGCAGCTCAGGGCACAGCCCCGGGCCAGGCAacgcagggagggagggagggaggggaggggcggggggagggggaggggcggctgGGGGCTGGCGCTCACCCGTGACGATGTACTGCGAGTCCCCCGAGAAGGCACAGCCCCACATCCAGCCTCGGGATGACTCTCCTGGGTTGCTGCTCTTGATGCTCAGCTCTGTCATCAGAGAGAAGTTGGATGTCCTCCAAATCTTGCACGTCTGGTCGGCGGAACAGGTGGCGAGAAGCCTAGGGGTGGGCGTGAGTGCGGTGGGGGTGTCATCAGCAGCCACTCCCACCCTGCACCCCTCTGCCATCCGCAAGACAGGCTCTCTGCCACCCAAAGGCTCCAGCCCCCCAGACCCTGTACGCACGTAGAGTCGGGGCTGAAGCGGCACTGCAAGGCATAGCGGGTGTGCGCTGGGATCTTGGTCTTGGGGATGAGCTGTGTCACCTCGTCACCAATGCCCCCAGTCAGATTCCAGACATAGCAATTCCCCTGCAAGTAGGAGGGACGCCAGAGCAAACCTGGAGCCTCTAGTCTGACACGCAGGGAAGGGTACCCTGGTGGCTAGCCCTAGGTCCGGGGGGCTGCCCTCCAACATGCGGTGGCACCACAGCTCTGGGGGCCAGGGACATGTGGCAGGCACACCCAGTCCTGCCTGCCAGGAATAGCTGGCAGGCTGGGAGCAGGAGGCCATGCCTGGCCTTCGTGGAGAAAGCTGCTGGCCAACAGGAATGTGAATGATACAATGGGAGCAGGGCACCTCAGAtagagggaagagcaggaggGCAGTGTGGGGACACCAGGGTACAAGTGATTCGTTGAGATGTGAGGGACgttaaaggggagaaaaagaagccagacaggaTATTGGGGCCAAACCGTAGCGTCCTGAGGTCCTGAGGTCACGGTGAGGAGCCAGGGCGCCACAGGGTTTGAGCAGGGAATGAGGCCGTCAGGCAGGTGCCACTGAAGGCTGTGCGGGCAGTGGACGGAGAGTGGTGTGGGGGCAGAGTGTGTCAGCGAGGAGGCACGGCAGCCACAGAGAGGCTCCAGCCGCCGTGCGGGGAGACAAAGCAAGCTGGGGCcaggaggagcggggaggagagggaagtaGACAGACTTGAGAGGTTCTGGAGGTGGAAGTGACGCCCGCTGGATGAGCTATGGCAGTAGTGAGGGGGGCGTCAGGAATGACACCCAGCTTTCTGGCTTTGGTGGCTGTTGGAGCTGGAGCCAGGATGAGGAAGCAggcctgtggggggtgggggagtctgACGGAGCATCTGGGGAATCAGCCACGTGCAGGGAATGAGGAGGATAAGGGAGCAGgcactcagtcccaggactcacGGTGCTGTTGACGGCTGCCATGTAGCTGGCATCAGGGTCAATGTGGGCAGACGTGATAGAGACCTCGGGCTCCGGAATCAGCTGCTCGTTGTGGTCAGTTTTCAGGTCCCAGATGTGGATGGCGCCGCTCTGGTCACCCACGATGAGCTCTgcctggggtgcaggggaggtgagggagggcaAGTCCCCTGCCCTCCAAAGCCCCACGGTGCCCGGCCCTGTGAGTACCCCTCACCTGGTTGGGGTGCAGGCACACGCAATTAATGGGTGCATTCACCTGGAAGATCCGCTGACACTGCAGGTTCCGGGACCTTTAGGGTGGGCACATATGCTGTATGGCATGCTGTTGGCACCCACCATCtggcacccacccacccaccggCCATTTTCACTTGCTCCTCTGCTGATCACGGTGGCCTTACCAGAAACCCTAGGGAGATTCAGCCCTCCCCTGGGACAGCCCCCTGCTCCAGATGGGACTCATTCTGATGCAATTCGCTGTCCAGAGTTCCCTGTGGCATCAGGCTAAGGCTGGGCTTGTCTGTGTGTGCTTCCGCCCTACCCTATCCCGCCTTTGTCACTACCTTCAATAAGCCACCAGCACTGAAAAGCCTGTCTCAGCCTCTACTTGGAGGGCCCTGACCCGAGACAATCTCCTGGCCTGTCCCCCACACGGCAACAGGCCCCTCCTGCCCGGTGCCCCACACCTGAGGTCCCAGATCCGGGCCGTGCAGTCCTCCCCACCCGTGTACATCCAGCGGCCATCCTCATGGAAGCCCACGGACGCGATATTCTTGTTCACCCCGTCGTAGCTGATGATGGGGTTGGGGTTGTTGGAGCTGAGATCGTACATGCGAATGTGCTGATAACCTAGGGGCACAGGCTAGACTGAAGGGTGGCTGCGCACAAGTCGGCCCACCCGAGAGCAGGGGTCGGGCTGAGGGCACAAGTACCTGCAGCCGCGATCATGCTGCGGTCTGGCGTGATTTCCAGCGCATTCACCTGCTAGGTCTGTTAAGGAAGATGATAAAGCCTGGACGCCCCTGCCATCTGGCTCAGCTGCCGTATCCTTTCCCCCCCAGGCACCTCTCCCCTGGCGGGTGCTGTACCCCACCAGTCATCCTTCCGAGGAccgccctccccacctccccagtgGAGGATACAGAGTCCTGATGCTGTACGGTGCGGGTGCAGATCCCACTGTGGGCCTGCCAGAACCGCACCGTGTGGTCGTAGCCCGCAGTGGCCAAGATGACGGGGTCACTGCCCACCGTGCCCGGGGATGTGTTCATGGTGGGGAAGAAGGCTGGGGCCTGCACAGGACCCGACTTCGGAGAGGCGGGGGTCAAAGGTCAGAGCACCTGCAGAAGAGAAGGGGGTGCAGTATTTAGCCAATACGCTCTAGGTCCACTCGGTGCTGATGGGCATTATCATTCTCATCTCAGAGGCAGGGAAACAGGCTCAGATACAGGGAACGCGTGACAACCTGCGGACAGTGGCGACCTCCAAGCCCTGCGCTccgtcccccgccccgccccgcggccggcACGCCACCCCACCCGCCGCCGGCAGGGGGCAGTCACGCCCGGGGCGCCGCTCTGCCGCAAGGGCGGGCCGCGCATGCGCCCGGCGGCGGGCGGCCCGGAGAGGCGAGCCGAAGGCAGCGGCTGCGCATGCGTAGAAGGCCGGCGGCGAAGCCCGATGGGAGGGGGCGCTCTGTGGCCGGACCCTCGGGCTCCCCTGTGCTCCGGCGGCGGCCCCGGTTCCGTCCCGCTGGCCAGCGCTGCGCGGGCACGCCCTTCTGGCCCCCCAGCAGCCGTCTCCTGGCCCTCGTCCCGCGGCCCCCGTACCTTACATGCGACTCCGCGCTCCGCCGCGGCCCAGGACTGCGAGCGGAGCCGGAGCGAGTCGATAGAGGCCGCGGCCGAGCGTCGAGTTATCGATGGGCCCTTAAGGCGACACCACGGGGCTTAGGCGGGGGTGGGGCGAGGCCGAAGTTCTGCGGCGGGAGGAGCCCGGCGGGGCCTGGGGATTTGGGGCCGCAGCCCAGTCCGCGCTCGGGCCCCGCAGCTCTGGCGGCCCCGTGTTCCAGGCCGGGCCCTCCCCGCGCGGCCAGGGTGCCCCCGCCCAGCTAACAGGTGGATTTCAGAGAAgcactgataattttttaaaaaattgttttggtttaAGTATATCCCAAGTATCACATGagatatacttatactaaaaagttACTCGTCGTCTATGGGGAATTGGAACGCAGCCGGCTGTTCGGTGGTTTTATTTGCTAGCGGGGCAGCCCCAGCCTGGGCCGCCCCAGCTTGGGCCCCCGCAGCCTCCCGACCCCTCCGGCCTCGGGCCCTCGGGCCTCCTGTCCCCTTCGGCGCTCCCGCCCACCTGGCACAGTGGCCGCACCCTCCTAAACAGAGAAACAGTCCTTTGCGCGGCTCTCACGAGGCTTACAGGCAGCTGCACCACCCGCCCCTTCCTCTGGCTCCTCCACCAAGGCCACAGGCCGCGCTAGACCCCCAGGCCCCCGGTCGGAGGAACCTTCCCATCGCCCCCGTCCCCCTCCAGCAGGCAGTCTGCTCGGGTCTGCCCACGTCTCTGACCCCCCAGTCCTCGCTTCTCACTCCCCAGCCCACTGTCATCCTTTGCCCCGTCTCTCCAGGGAAAATATCACAAGGTCGCTGGCGGCCCCACACAGACAAGCCAGTGATTACTTCTCTTTCTGCATCTTGACGCGTCTACGCGGTGCTCCACAGTTTTGCTCCGGAAAGTCCCCCTTGCCACTTGGCTTTCTCTGCCGTCACCTAGAGGCCCGTCCCCTCCAGAGTTCTGGTCTCTGCATGCCACTCACCCTGAGGGCTCAACGTCCGCTCTCTGGGGCTTCCAATACCAGCCCTGTTCTGGGGCCTTCCACCTTGTCTCCCgctcacatccagctccctgccagACACTGTCCCTTGAAGTCCCCACagtccccctccccttcccatgGCTGAGACAATTCATATGGCCCTACCCCAAACAGCCTGTCTTTCTGTATGCCGGTGTCCCCCGTGTGTTACAACTAGGTGATCCACCTACATCCATCACCCCCTCTCCCAGAGCAGCCTCCtaccctgcctccctgcccccagccaggcTGTCCTTCACATGGCAGAGTGGTCTTTTAGAAACCTagaagccgggatccctgggtggcgcagcggtttggcgcctgcctttggcccagggcgcgatcctggagacccaggatcgaatcccacatcaggctcccagtgcatggagcctgcttctccctctgcctgtgtctctgcctctctctctctctgtgactatcataaataaataaaaattaaaaaaaaaaaaaaaaaaagaaacctagaagCCTTCATGGGTCCCCCTTCACGCCCCAGACCCCTCCCCCCTGCCAACCTTGCAGGtttctcctccctccactccagaGGCCATGTGCTTCATCCTGCGAGAGCCGAGAGCCGACAGCAGCACACACTCCCTCCTGAACCCTTCCCCTCGCTGTGCCGAGGACGCTTTCCTGATACCTCTGTACCTGCCAAAACTCGGGGTTGTCAGTACCTTTGTAGCACTTTGAGGGTTTATTCTGTGGGAAGCATTACATTGGGGCTTTTGTTTTAATTGAGGCAAAATTCATACACtataaaatcaatgatttttaatttttttcatttatttttttaagtaatctgttcaatgtgagacttgaactcatgactctgagatcgaGTTGCATGCCTTCCCAACtgagccaggcgcccctgaaattcacctttttaaagtgaacaattcaatGACCCTTCCCCCCCCAATGACCCTTAAAACATGTGCAGTGCTGTGCAGTCACTACCtctgtctagttccagaacattttcatcagcccACCCTGTACCTGTGTGCAGTCTCTCCCCATTACCTGTCCCCCCTTAGCCTCCCAACCCCTGGCAAACACCAagctactttctatctctatggattcgCCTATTCAAGATATTGCATGGAAAGGGAACCTTCCAATATGTGACCTTTGTGTCTGGTCTCTCGCCGAGCTACTGCCAGGTGGTAGCAGGTGTCagagcttcattcctttttgtggccaaataatattctgttgtgtggcTGGACCACGTGTTGTTCACCCACTCACCTGCTGATGGATATCacttgtttccaccttttgactattaCGAATGATACTGCTGTGAACATCCCCAGGCGAGTGTGTCTCTGAGTACATGTTTTCATCTCTCCGTGTactaggagtggaactgctgggtcacatggtaactctatgtttaacttttggaggaaccgCCAGACCGTGCTGAACGTTTTACTGCATTACGCACCAGGTCCTCACAACGGCTCTGTCAAGAAGAAACCACCATCATTTTggagacaaggaaactgaggttcagagatgcACAGTCTATGTTCTAGGACGCAGGATGCACAGTCTATGTTCTAGGACGCAGGATGAAAGAACCCATCCTGCTGGCTCAGCCCCCCCTGACCTTGCCCCTTCGGGGCCGCCCCCACACCTCGCATGTtctcctcctcattctcctctCTGAGCACAGGAGCCCCGCTGGACTCAGAGGCAGCTCTGATGCATATGTGGGGTCGGAAGGCTGGGAGAGTCAGAGCTCTGTGCACCCCAGCATCGGAAGGGCATCCGGAGCAGTGCGAACCCACAAAAGAGCctgagagcaggagaggggggGCTCAGGGAAGGCTGGAAGGCTCTCCCACGTGTCTATGCAGTCCCACATGTGTCCCggaggccaggccctgggctgttgGCCTCTTTTGCGGGGCTCTGGGTAGAGCCTGGGGACCGCACATGTCCCTCCCCTGGGCTTAACTGACAGATAGGGCGGGGCCCCCTACCCAGCCTGAGCAGCCCCAGCACCTCTGCCAGGCGGGGAGAGGGGCCAGGACGCCCAGTTGTTAATCCCTTCTTATGTACCAAGCACCAGCTGAGCGCTCTACAGGGGCAGCGTCTGCGAGAACAATAGAAACCACGGCACCGACCTGTGCTGCGTGCTCCCAGCAGCCCTTGGGGAGGGTACAtctgtcatccccattttatacaGAGGGGGCCAGgcgcca
This DNA window, taken from Canis lupus familiaris isolate Mischka breed German Shepherd chromosome 6, alternate assembly UU_Cfam_GSD_1.0, whole genome shotgun sequence, encodes the following:
- the BRICD5 gene encoding BRICHOS domain-containing protein 5 isoform X3, with the translated sequence MEQRHCCEESPGPRPVQVKTKPCHGGWRAPGLLLLLALAAAGAVAGGLLGFAHSPPKPLLQMLRLTLPSPGATWSNQTAQVDAARDVATIWVTSVKSNRSWAVLFDGPSVSGLGVWSAPTGVGVALTHRPASPGLRLLPAPGTPGLLPPPDGAPRSRDPTAAGEHLKGKQPHAARLPTARGQTKGPVYGPGLGQAGALVSRNRSSAFPWLRLLRAERAAGIGPARPGGTQAPLCRGPPEPSLQAQGSHGPSHDTHHAQELLAVLGNHKVDPSLVGDSVRHLCTKTPIYWARRAEGPRRQRLIYLCIDICFPSNICVSVCFYYLPD
- the MLST8 gene encoding target of rapamycin complex subunit LST8 isoform X3 yields the protein MIAAAGYQHIRMYDLSSNNPNPIISYDGVNKNIASVGFHEDGRWMYTGGEDCTARIWDLRSRNLQCQRIFQVNAPINCVCLHPNQAELIVGDQSGAIHIWDLKTDHNEQLIPEPEVSITSAHIDPDASYMAAVNSTGNCYVWNLTGGIGDEVTQLIPKTKIPAHTRYALQCRFSPDSTLLATCSADQTCKIWRTSNFSLMTELSIKSSNPGESSRGWMWGCAFSGDSQYIVTASSDNLARLWCVETGEIKREYGGHQKAVVCLAFNDSVLG
- the MLST8 gene encoding target of rapamycin complex subunit LST8 isoform X2, whose translation is MNTSPGTVGSDPVILATAGYDHTVRFWQAHSGICTRTVQHQDSVNALEITPDRSMIAAAGYQHIRMYDLSSNNPNPIISYDGVNKNIASVGFHEDGRWMYTGGEDCTARIWDLRSRNLQCQRIFQVNAPINCVCLHPNQAELIVGDQSGAIHIWDLKTDHNEQLIPEPEVSITSAHIDPDASYMAAVNSTGNCYVWNLTGGIGDEVTQLIPKTKIPAHTRYALQCRFSPDSTLLATCSADQTCKIWRTSNFSLMTELSIKSSNPGESSRGWMWGCAFSGDSQYIVTASSDNLARLWCVETGEIKREYGGHQKAVVCLAFNDSVLG
- the BRICD5 gene encoding BRICHOS domain-containing protein 5 isoform X2; this translates as MEQRHCCEESPGPRPVQVKTKPCHGGWRAPGLLLLLALAAAGAVAGGLLGFAHSPPKMLRLTLPSPGATWSNQTAQVDAARDVATIWVTSVKSNRSWAVLFDGPSVSGLGVWSAPTGVGVALTHRPASPGLRLLPAPGTPGLLPPPDGAPRSRDPTAAGEHLKGKQPHAARLPTARGQTKGPVYGPGLGQAGALVSRNRSSAFPWLRLLRAERAAGIGPARPGGTQAPLCRGPPEPSLQAQGSHGPSHDTHHAQELLAVLGNHKVDPSLVGDSVRHLCTKTPIYWARRAEGKSGWWCEAWAPAERYGEKDEEPSGVHGGPFLQGPGGSG
- the MLST8 gene encoding target of rapamycin complex subunit LST8 isoform X1, producing the protein MNTSPGTVGSDPVILATAGYDHTVRFWQAHSGICTRTVQHQDSQVNALEITPDRSMIAAAGYQHIRMYDLSSNNPNPIISYDGVNKNIASVGFHEDGRWMYTGGEDCTARIWDLRSRNLQCQRIFQVNAPINCVCLHPNQAELIVGDQSGAIHIWDLKTDHNEQLIPEPEVSITSAHIDPDASYMAAVNSTGNCYVWNLTGGIGDEVTQLIPKTKIPAHTRYALQCRFSPDSTLLATCSADQTCKIWRTSNFSLMTELSIKSSNPGESSRGWMWGCAFSGDSQYIVTASSDNLARLWCVETGEIKREYGGHQKAVVCLAFNDSVLG
- the BRICD5 gene encoding BRICHOS domain-containing protein 5 isoform X4, whose translation is MEQRHCCEESPGPRPVQVKTKPCHGGWRAPGLLLLLALAAAGAVAGGLLGFAHSPPKPLLQMLRLTLPSPGATWSNQTAQVDAARDVATIWVTSVKSNRSWAVLFDGPSGCVCYRPLEHQACFLRLMEPRDRETLRLLVNTSRAQGSHGPSHDTHHAQELLAVLGNHKVDPSLVGDSVRHLCTKTPIYWARRAEGPRRQRLIYLCIDICFPSNICVSVCFYYLPD
- the BRICD5 gene encoding BRICHOS domain-containing protein 5 isoform X1, with translation MEQRHCCEESPGPRPVQVKTKPCHGGWRAPGLLLLLALAAAGAVAGGLLGFAHSPPKPLLQMLRLTLPSPGATWSNQTAQVDAARDVATIWVTSVKSNRSWAVLFDGPSVSGLGVWSAPTGVGVALTHRPASPGLRLLPAPGTPGLLPPPDGAPRSRDPTAAGEHLKGKQPHAARLPTARGQTKGPVYGPGLGQAGALVSRNRSSAFPWLRLLRAERAAGIGPARPGGTQAPLCRGPPEPSLQAQGSHGPSHDTHHAQELLAVLGNHKVDPSLVGDSVRHLCTKTPIYWARRAEGKSGWWCEAWAPAERYGEKDEEPSGVHGGPFLQGPGGSG